Proteins from a single region of Bradyrhizobium diazoefficiens:
- the pepT gene encoding peptidase T, which translates to MSLTFAHTVTERFLRYVTIDTQSDPNSPASPSTEKQKDLGRVLVTELKAMGVTDAHLDDYGYVYATIPANTPKKVPVICFCSHMDTSPDVTGKDVKPQVVKNYRGGDIILPADPSQVIRFAEHPALKNQIGNDIITSDGATLLGADNKAGVAEIMDAAHFFINNPDVKHGTIKILFTPDEEIGRGVDNVDIKKLGADFGYTMDGESAGSVEDETFSADGATITITGVSAHPGYAKGKMEHAIKIAAAIVERLPKEGCSPETTSGKQGFLHPVGIEGALEQATLSFIVRDFTEEGLKEKELLLEGIVKDVMKDYPRSTYEFEVREQYRNMKQVIDRHPHILEYAIEAIRRAGLRPMRTAIRGGTDGSRLSFMGLPCPNIFAGEHAFHSRLEWVSRQDMEKAVQTIVHLAMIWEEKA; encoded by the coding sequence TGACCTTCGCGCATACCGTGACCGAGCGCTTCCTGCGCTACGTCACCATCGACACGCAGTCCGATCCGAATTCCCCGGCCTCGCCATCGACCGAGAAGCAGAAGGATCTCGGCCGCGTGCTCGTTACCGAGCTGAAGGCCATGGGCGTCACGGATGCCCATCTCGACGATTACGGTTATGTCTACGCGACGATCCCGGCCAATACACCCAAGAAGGTGCCGGTGATCTGCTTCTGCTCGCACATGGACACCTCGCCCGACGTCACCGGCAAAGACGTCAAGCCGCAGGTCGTGAAGAACTATCGCGGCGGCGACATCATCCTGCCGGCCGATCCGAGCCAGGTGATCCGGTTCGCTGAGCATCCCGCGCTCAAGAACCAGATCGGCAACGACATCATCACCAGCGACGGCGCCACGCTGCTCGGGGCGGACAACAAGGCCGGCGTCGCCGAGATCATGGATGCCGCGCATTTCTTCATCAACAATCCGGATGTGAAGCACGGCACCATCAAGATCCTGTTCACGCCCGACGAGGAGATCGGCCGCGGCGTCGACAATGTCGACATCAAGAAGCTCGGGGCCGATTTCGGCTACACCATGGACGGCGAGAGCGCGGGCAGCGTCGAGGACGAGACCTTTTCCGCCGACGGCGCCACCATCACCATCACCGGCGTCAGCGCCCATCCCGGCTATGCCAAGGGCAAGATGGAGCACGCGATCAAAATCGCCGCGGCAATCGTCGAACGGCTGCCCAAGGAAGGCTGCTCGCCCGAGACGACGTCAGGCAAGCAAGGCTTCCTGCATCCGGTTGGTATCGAAGGCGCGCTGGAACAGGCGACACTCTCGTTTATCGTGCGCGATTTCACCGAGGAAGGGCTGAAGGAGAAGGAGCTCCTGCTCGAGGGCATCGTCAAGGACGTCATGAAGGACTACCCGCGCTCGACCTACGAGTTCGAGGTCCGGGAGCAGTACCGCAACATGAAGCAGGTGATCGATCGTCACCCGCACATCCTCGAATACGCCATCGAGGCGATCCGACGTGCCGGGCTGCGCCCGATGCGCACCGCGATCCGCGGCGGCACCGACGGCTCGCGCCTGTCCTTCATGGGCCTGCCCTGCCCCAACATCTTTGCCGGCGAGCACGCGTTTCATTCGCGGCTCGAATGGGTCAGCCGGCAGGACATGGAAAAGGCGGTCCAGACCATCGTCCATCTGGCGATGATCTGGGAGGAGAAGGCTTAG